The window GTTCAACATCCGTGTAGACAACGCCGCCGACGGAGACAACGCCTGGGACAACCGCAAACCGGCATCCGCCGCCATGATAAGACAGGAACGGCCTACGGTCATGGGGCTTCAAGAGGCGCAGCCCCATCAAATCACCTATCTGGCCAAAAACTGCCCGGACTACGCCTGGTACGGGCTGGGACGCGACACGGGCGCTATTCCGCCCGAAACCGAAAGCTACGCGGCAGAGGAGTGCATGGCCGTTTTTTACCTTACGACCGAAGTCGAACTGCTCGACAAGGGGACCTTCTGGCTCTCCCAGACTCCCGACATCCCCTCCAAAGGCTGGGATGCCGCCTATAACCGGACATGCACGTGGGGACTTTTCGAGCACAAAGCCTCCGGCAAGCGATTCTACCACCTAAACACGCACCTCGACCATCAGGGCGCCACAGCACGCGAGGAGTCCATCAAGCTCATCGCCTCGAAAATCAAACAATTCAACACGGAGTCATACCCGGTATTCCTCACGGCGGATTTCAATTCGGACACGACGGACAACATTTTCGCTCCGTTGTTCCGCACCATGCGCGATGCGCGCAGAACGGCATCCGACACGGACAGCGAAGCCACGTATAACGGCTACAAAACCACCTCCGCCTACAAGCTCGACCACATTTTCTATTCGGGCTGCACGGCCTCCCTGTTCAAAACCCTGACCGGGAATTACGGTGCGCCCTACATCTCGGACCACTACCCCGTAAAGGCCCGGTTCATTCTCCCCTAAACAGTTCATCTATGAAAAGAGCGACAATTCTTCTTACGGCCCTGTGGCTGACGCTGGGCGCAACGGCCGGGAATCCCGAAGCCGACCCGCGGGCCGTCGTCGAGGCGGGCAACGCACGCTTCACGGTGCTCACCCCGCAGCTGATCCGCATGGAGTGGAGCGAGGACGGCCGGTTCGAAGACCGCGCCACGCTGACCTTCGTCAACCGCCGGACGCCCGTGCCGGACTTCAAGGTCCGCGACACGAAATCCCGGCTGACCATCACCACCCCGGCCCTGACGCTGACCTACACCAAAGGCGGCAGGTTTTCGGACAAAAACCTGAAAGCCGTCTTCCGGCTCAACGGCCGCGAGGTCGTATGGACACCCGGCACGGAGGACCCGCAGAATCTCATGGGCACGACCCGCACGCTCGACAGATGCGACGGCAAGAAGCTGGGGCGCGAACCGATGGAGCAAGGGCTCCTTTCGCGTTCGGGATGGGCCGTCGTGGACGACAGCCCGCGCCACGTGCTGACGCCCGACGGCTCCGTGTGGAAGGAGTGGGTCGAAGCGCGCCCCGCAGGCGACCGGCAGGACCTGTATCTCTTCGCCTACGGGCACGACTACAAACAGGCGCTGGCCGATTTCCAGCTCGTCGCAGGCCGGGCGCCGCTGCCCCCGAAGTACACCTTCGGCTACTGGTGGAGCCGCTACTGGCAGTATTCGGACAACGAGTTCGTAGATCTGGTGCAGAAACTCAAGTCGATGGACGTGCCGCTCGACGTGCTGATCATCGACATGGACTGGCACGAGACCTGGAGGCTGCGCAAGAAGAACCCTCCCAGGGACGAATACGGACAGCGCATCGGCTGGACCGGCTACACCTGGCAAAAAGAGCTCTTCCCCTCGCCCGCGAATTTCCTCCGATGGACCGAAAACGAGCAGCTGAAGGTCGCGCTCAACCTCCATCCCGCCTCGGGCATCCAGCCCTGCGAGGATGTCTACGACGCTTTCACCCGGGAATACGGGTGGACCGAAAAGGGCAAGAGCGTGCCGTTCCGCATCGACGACCGGAAGTGGGCCGACGCCTATTTCAAGACCGTGCTGAGCCCGATGGAGCGTGACGGCGTGGATTTCTGGTGGCTCGACTGGCAGCAGTGGACCGAATCGAAGTTCACCCCCGGGCTGTCGAACACCTTCTGGCTCAACCACACCTTCTTCCGCCATGCCGAGCGGCAGAATCCCGAACTGCGGCCCTTCATCTACCACCGCTGGGGCGGACTCGGATCGCACCGCTATCCGCTGGCATTCTCGGGCGACACCTACGCCACGTGGGGCACGCTGGCCTACCTGCCGCAATTCACCGCCACCTCCTCGAACGTAAACTACGGCTACTGGGGACACGACATCGGCGGCCACTTGTTCCGCGCGGAGCAGACGCACACCGATCCGGAGCTCTACACCCGCTGGCTCCAGTACGGCGTCTTCACCCCGATCTTCAAAACCCACTCCACGAAGGACCCGCGCATCGAGCGTTACATCTGGTGTTTCCCCGACCAGCTCTTCATCCTGCGCGATGCCATCCGCCTGCGCTACACCCTGGCGCCCTACATCTACGCCGCCGCCCGCGAAAACTACGACACCGGCGTCGGAATGTGCCGCCCGATGTACTACGATCACCCCGAGCAGGACGCGGCCTACGAAGTCCCCGAGCAGTTCATGTTCGGCAACGACATCCTCGCCACGGCCGTCGCGGAACCCGCCGACAGCGTCACGGGGCTGGCCGCGCGCCGCATCTGGTTCCCCGAGGGACAATGGTACGACTGCGCCACG of the Alistipes senegalensis JC50 genome contains:
- a CDS encoding glycoside hydrolase family 31 protein; translated protein: MKRATILLTALWLTLGATAGNPEADPRAVVEAGNARFTVLTPQLIRMEWSEDGRFEDRATLTFVNRRTPVPDFKVRDTKSRLTITTPALTLTYTKGGRFSDKNLKAVFRLNGREVVWTPGTEDPQNLMGTTRTLDRCDGKKLGREPMEQGLLSRSGWAVVDDSPRHVLTPDGSVWKEWVEARPAGDRQDLYLFAYGHDYKQALADFQLVAGRAPLPPKYTFGYWWSRYWQYSDNEFVDLVQKLKSMDVPLDVLIIDMDWHETWRLRKKNPPRDEYGQRIGWTGYTWQKELFPSPANFLRWTENEQLKVALNLHPASGIQPCEDVYDAFTREYGWTEKGKSVPFRIDDRKWADAYFKTVLSPMERDGVDFWWLDWQQWTESKFTPGLSNTFWLNHTFFRHAERQNPELRPFIYHRWGGLGSHRYPLAFSGDTYATWGTLAYLPQFTATSSNVNYGYWGHDIGGHLFRAEQTHTDPELYTRWLQYGVFTPIFKTHSTKDPRIERYIWCFPDQLFILRDAIRLRYTLAPYIYAAARENYDTGVGMCRPMYYDHPEQDAAYEVPEQFMFGNDILATAVAEPADSVTGLAARRIWFPEGQWYDCATGAMYEGGRTEELHYTLAENPWYARAGAILPMNPPTVKNLQQPCDTLVLTFIPGADGELNHYEDDGISQHYTTDYAVTRVTKKQEGNTVRAVIAPREGSYAGAPESRSYELRFPATFPPRTVKIDSREIPYARFPKAGQWTYDAYTLAPVVYTGAAPCDKPLAVELILDDDAAARQPELYGKSGIFKRCTELTVEFKLEQGRFGETYLMLPKEYLGVSQCPNFIQEEPFRIREFIDAFDGNRAALFRTTDKLEIIGENFKKRLREQIGTL
- a CDS encoding endonuclease/exonuclease/phosphatase family protein translates to MKKTIRYLLSGLALLSLGACTSSDNEDGSGGNDGGLTFVTVVSFNIRVDNAADGDNAWDNRKPASAAMIRQERPTVMGLQEAQPHQITYLAKNCPDYAWYGLGRDTGAIPPETESYAAEECMAVFYLTTEVELLDKGTFWLSQTPDIPSKGWDAAYNRTCTWGLFEHKASGKRFYHLNTHLDHQGATAREESIKLIASKIKQFNTESYPVFLTADFNSDTTDNIFAPLFRTMRDARRTASDTDSEATYNGYKTTSAYKLDHIFYSGCTASLFKTLTGNYGAPYISDHYPVKARFILP